In one Dreissena polymorpha isolate Duluth1 chromosome 7, UMN_Dpol_1.0, whole genome shotgun sequence genomic region, the following are encoded:
- the LOC127838161 gene encoding uncharacterized protein LOC127838161 isoform X2, protein MINIRLTLTSDYCGDGYYCYSGTYCCTYTYSPNSYYCCGIGSAGIAGVVVSSIVLIIVIVVIVLCCRRYRQPTFVRTGVVSPGVTVIASGQQMGSFPQSAPYGQYPGQPTQYPGQPAPYPGQPGFYPQPQPQYTP, encoded by the exons ATGATAAACA TTAGACTGACACTGACCTCTGACTACTGTGGGGATGGATACTACTGCTACAGCGGAACATACTGCTGTACATACACATATAGCCCCAATAGCTACTACTGCTGTGGGAT TGGATCCGCTGGAATAGCAGGAGTTGTGGTGAGTTCGATAGTATTAATCATCGTTATCGTCGTCATCGTGTTGTGCTGTCGTCGATATCGTCAGCCTACGTTCGTTCGGACTGGAGTGGTCAGCCCAGGAGTGACTGTGATAGCCAGTGGTCAAC AGATGGGAAGTTTCCCTCAGTCAGCTCCCTACGGCCAGTACCCCGGGCAACCCACCCAGTATCCCGGGCAACCCGCCCCATATCCAGGGCAACCAGGTTTCTACCCACAACCTCAGCCACAGTACACACCGTAA
- the LOC127838161 gene encoding uncharacterized protein LOC127838161 isoform X1, translated as MHSSLLIVFLCCCFVRLTLTSDYCGDGYYCYSGTYCCTYTYSPNSYYCCGIGSAGIAGVVVSSIVLIIVIVVIVLCCRRYRQPTFVRTGVVSPGVTVIASGQQMGSFPQSAPYGQYPGQPTQYPGQPAPYPGQPGFYPQPQPQYTP; from the exons ATGCATTCTTCACTTTTAATCGTGTTTCTTTGCTGCTGTTTTG TTAGACTGACACTGACCTCTGACTACTGTGGGGATGGATACTACTGCTACAGCGGAACATACTGCTGTACATACACATATAGCCCCAATAGCTACTACTGCTGTGGGAT TGGATCCGCTGGAATAGCAGGAGTTGTGGTGAGTTCGATAGTATTAATCATCGTTATCGTCGTCATCGTGTTGTGCTGTCGTCGATATCGTCAGCCTACGTTCGTTCGGACTGGAGTGGTCAGCCCAGGAGTGACTGTGATAGCCAGTGGTCAAC AGATGGGAAGTTTCCCTCAGTCAGCTCCCTACGGCCAGTACCCCGGGCAACCCACCCAGTATCCCGGGCAACCCGCCCCATATCCAGGGCAACCAGGTTTCTACCCACAACCTCAGCCACAGTACACACCGTAA